In Ctenopharyngodon idella isolate HZGC_01 chromosome 1, HZGC01, whole genome shotgun sequence, a single genomic region encodes these proteins:
- the dpcd gene encoding protein DPCD, which translates to MAVLHWADALRKAKKTALISEGKRKVHYLFEDGNEMAEEYDLKTDELVLRKWRHKTTFGGQGQWTWEVGETTPDGITSDLIKENSSNPLFMRKDTKTSFQWRIRNISYPIEVYSVSVEPMERCCVIRTSNKKYYKKFSIPDLDRCQLPLESTALSFTHANNTLIISYKKPKEILTLEQELLGELKKLKGTSEGDIDCKTQ; encoded by the exons ATGGCTGTGCTACACTGGGCAGATGCGCTTAGGAAAGCCAAGAAAACCGCTTTAATATCTGAAG GGAAAAGGAAAGTTCATTATCTGTTTGAGGATGGCAATGAGATGGCTGAGGAGTACGACCTGAAAACAGATGAACTTGTTt TGCGAAAGTGGCGACATAAAACCACCTTTGGAGGGCAGGGGCAGTGGACATGGGAAGTTGGTGAAACAACCCCAGATGGCATTACCTCTGATTTAATAAAAGAGAACAGTTCAAAT CCATTGTTCATGCGCAAGGACACAAAGACCAGTTTCCAATGGAGAATCCGTAATATTTCATATCCTATTGAAGTCTACAGTGTGTCAGTAGAGCCCATGGAAAGATGTTGTGTCATTCGAACCTCAAACAAAAA GTACTATAAGAAGTTCAGTATTCCAGATCTCGACCGTTGCCAGCTGCCGTTGGAGAGCACAGCCTTGAGTTTTACCCACGCCAACAACACTTTAATCATCAGC TACAAGAAGCCCAAAGAGATTTTAACACTGGAACAGGAGCTGCTTGGGGAACTGAAGAAACTGAAGGGGACAAGTGAAGGAGATATTGACTGTAAAACTCAGTGA
- the poll gene encoding LOW QUALITY PROTEIN: DNA polymerase lambda (The sequence of the model RefSeq protein was modified relative to this genomic sequence to represent the inferred CDS: deleted 1 base in 1 codon) codes for MEGHGILKAFPKVKRPRPNDQKDERLSKRTPAEPITGTVFQGVTIYIVPAGIGKARCDIFHRQITQNGGHVVSTFSPSCTHIVVDDSVNCNRALRLLKVEDLPSAVQLLKCTWLSSCISEKRLLDPEDYSLLPPESPTVAPAEKLNETTVGPVPEVAVAQDPLKILENQDPQANQDLQANLTETLTEIQEEHHEEDGVSQNDLEALISGVHPSESNQDQSQSLAENPVLSGKWVCSQSSTAKGENHNKHITDKLEPLAKAYTHTGDKWRALGYSKAINALKSYHKPITSYEEACKIPGIGKRMADKIMEIMESGHLRKLDHIGEEVPVLEMFTNIWGAGAKTAQMWYQQGFRTLEDIRTKAVLNHTLRIGLKHYDDLLERMPRSEANAIEKKVKEAAHSVDTQLVVMACGSYRRGKTTCGDVDVLITHPDGESHKGVFSKVLHFLHQSGFLTEDLVSHEENGEQKKYLGICRLPGPSQRHRRLDIIVVPYAEFACALLYFTGSAHFNRSMRALAKTKHMSLSEHSLNCSVVRQRGVKLVAGTPLQTPTEKDVFKHLGIPYREPHERDW; via the exons ATGGAGGGTCATGGTATCCTGAAAGCCTTCCCTAAAGTAAAGAGACCTAGGCCTAATGATCAGAAGGACGAGCGTCTCTCCAAGCGGACGCCTGCTGAACCAATAACAG GTACAGTTTTCCAAGGAGTCACAATATACATAGTTCCAGCTGGTATAGGGAAAGCCAGGTGTGATATATTCCATCGACAGATCACCCAGAATGGAGGACATGTAGTGTCCACATTCTCTCCCAGCTGCACACACATTGTGGTGGATGATTCAGTCAATTGTAATAGAGCTCTGAGACTTCTAAAAGTGGAA GACCTGCCCTCTGCTGTTCAGCTGCTCAAATGTACTTGGTTGAGCTCCTGCATTAGTGAGAAAAGATTACTAGACCCTGAAGATTACAGCCTCCTTCCTCCTGAGAG CCCCACAGTTGCCCCTGCTGAGAAGTTAAATGAGACGACAGTCGGCCCAGTTCCAGAAGTAGCAGTAGCACAGGATCCTTTGAAAATCCTTGAAAACCAGGATCCTCAAGCAAATCAGGATCTTCAAGCAAATCTCACTGAGACG TTGACAGAGATTCAGGAGGAGCACCATGAGGAAGATGGTGTATCTCAGAATGATCTGGAGGCTTTGATCAGTGGCGTTCACCCATCTGAGAGCAACCAAGACCAGAGCCAGAGTTTAGCAGAGAATCCAGTTTTGTCTGGGAAGTGGGTTTGTTCTCAATCATCCACAGCTAAAGGGGAGAACCATAACAAGCACATTACTGACAAACTGGAGCCGCTGGCAAAAGCCTATACACACACGGGAGATAAATGGAGAGCTCTGGGCTACTCTAAAGCAATCAATGCCCTTAAAAGCTACCACAAGCCCATCACTTCATATGAG GAAGCATGTAAAATTCCAGGCATTGGTAAACGCATGGCAGACAAGATCATGGAAATCATGGAAAGTGGGCACTTGCGTAAACTGGATCACATTGGGGAGGAAGTGCCTGTTCTTGAAATGTTCACTAACATCTGGGGTGCTGGGGCCAAGACTGCACAGATGTGGTATCAACAG GGATTTCGCACACTGGAGGATATTCGCACTAAGGCGGTTTTGAATCACACTCTAAGGATCGGACTAAAACACTATGATGATCTCCTTGAGCGGATGCCGAGAAGTGAAGCAAATGCGATCGAGAAAAAG gtgaagGAGGCAGCTCACAGTGTGGACACACAGCTGGTGGTTATGGCGTGTGGCTCATACCGCAGGGGCAAGACCACATGTGGAGATGTGGACGTTCTTATCACTCACCCTGATGGAGAATCGCACAAGGGTGTTTTCAGCAAAGTGTTGCACTTCCTCCATCAGAGTG GTTTCCTGACAGAAGACCTTGTTAGCCATGAGGAGAACGGTGAGCAGAAGAAGTACCTGGGCATCTGCCGGCTTCCAGGCCCTTCACAGCGCCACAGACGCCTAGACATCATTGTAGTTCCCTATGCTGAATTTGCATGTGCTCTTCTGTACTTCACTGGCTCCGCCCACTTTAACCGATCAATGAGGGCATTGGCTAAGACCAAACACATGAGCTTATCAGAGCACTCGCTGAACTGTTCTGTCGTGCGGCAGCGTGGCGTGAAATTGGTGGCGGGAACTCCTTTACAGACACCGACGGAGAAGGATGTCTTCAAACACCTGGGCATACCTTACAGAGAACCACATGAGCGAGACTGGTGA